A portion of the Streptomyces sp. YPW6 genome contains these proteins:
- a CDS encoding uroporphyrinogen-III synthase has product MQVDDTAHGPLAGFTVGVTAARRAEELGTLLRRRGAAVLHAPALRIVQLADDSELLAATKELIGHAPDVAVATTAIGFRGWIEAADGWGVGDALLETLRGAELLARGPKVKGAIRAAGLTDTWSPGSESMAEVLDRLLSEGVAGRRIALQLHGEPLPGFVESLTAAGAEVVVVPVYRWTPPQDIAPLDRMLDVTAARGLDAITFTSAPAAASFLGRAETRGLLPEILGALRDDVLVACVGPVTALPLQARGIDTLQPERFRLGPLVQLMCAQLPSAARILPVAGHRVEIRGHAVLVDAELRAVPPAGMALLRALARRPGWVVARADLLRALPGSGSDEHAVETAMARLRSALGVPRLIQTVVKRGYRLALDPSADTKYGR; this is encoded by the coding sequence ATGCAGGTCGACGACACAGCGCACGGCCCCCTCGCGGGCTTCACCGTCGGGGTGACCGCCGCCCGACGGGCCGAGGAACTGGGCACGCTCCTCCGACGCCGCGGGGCCGCCGTCCTGCACGCCCCCGCGCTGCGGATCGTGCAGCTCGCCGACGACAGCGAACTCCTCGCCGCCACCAAGGAGCTGATCGGCCACGCTCCCGACGTGGCGGTCGCCACCACCGCGATCGGCTTCCGCGGCTGGATCGAGGCGGCCGACGGCTGGGGGGTCGGCGACGCTCTTCTGGAGACCCTGCGCGGGGCCGAACTCCTCGCCCGGGGCCCCAAGGTCAAGGGCGCCATCCGCGCAGCCGGACTCACCGATACCTGGTCGCCCGGGTCCGAATCGATGGCCGAGGTCCTCGACCGGCTCCTCTCCGAGGGCGTCGCGGGGCGCCGGATCGCCCTCCAGCTGCACGGCGAACCGCTGCCGGGCTTCGTCGAGTCGCTGACGGCCGCGGGCGCCGAGGTCGTCGTCGTCCCCGTCTACCGCTGGACGCCGCCGCAGGACATCGCCCCGCTCGACCGGATGCTCGACGTCACGGCCGCCCGGGGCCTGGACGCGATCACCTTCACCAGCGCGCCCGCCGCCGCCTCGTTCCTGGGCCGGGCCGAGACCCGTGGACTGCTCCCGGAGATCCTCGGCGCCCTGCGCGACGACGTGCTGGTCGCCTGCGTCGGACCGGTCACCGCCCTCCCGCTCCAGGCCCGGGGCATCGACACCCTCCAGCCGGAACGCTTCCGGCTGGGCCCCCTCGTCCAGCTGATGTGCGCCCAACTCCCGTCGGCCGCCCGCATCCTGCCCGTAGCCGGCCACCGCGTCGAGATCCGGGGGCACGCCGTCCTCGTCGACGCCGAACTGCGCGCGGTGCCGCCCGCGGGGATGGCCCTCCTGCGCGCGCTGGCCCGCCGCCCCGGCTGGGTGGTGGCCCGCGCCGACCTGCTGCGGGCGCTGCCCGGCAGCGGATCCGACGAGCACGCGGTGGAGACGGCGATGGCCCGGCTGCGCTCCGCGCTGGGCGTGCCCCGGCTGATCCAGACGGTCGTCAAGCGCGGCTACCGACTGGCGCTGGACCCGTCGGCGGACACGAAGTACGGGCGCTGA
- a CDS encoding GNAT family protein, with the protein MTDRTHLLAPDVAFRPAGLSDAPAFATALTRNRAHMRRWDPVRPDAFYTVEGQTARLTTLLADRDAGRAMPWVLADADDQVIGAFTLSGIERGPFRNGRLGYWVDEGHTGRGLATAAVRAVCDAARDRLGLHRVEAATVTDNAPSQRVLAKAGFEHVGTAPGYLHINARWRDHHLYQRLLHDDPPAG; encoded by the coding sequence ATGACCGACCGCACCCACCTCCTCGCCCCGGACGTCGCCTTCCGCCCCGCCGGACTCTCCGACGCACCCGCCTTCGCCACTGCTCTGACCCGCAATCGCGCCCACATGCGCCGCTGGGACCCCGTACGCCCCGACGCCTTCTACACCGTCGAGGGCCAGACCGCCCGGCTCACCACCCTGCTGGCAGACCGGGACGCCGGGCGGGCCATGCCCTGGGTGCTCGCGGACGCCGACGACCAGGTGATCGGCGCCTTCACGCTCTCCGGAATCGAGCGGGGCCCGTTCCGCAACGGCCGCCTCGGCTACTGGGTCGACGAGGGCCACACCGGACGCGGCCTCGCCACCGCGGCCGTCCGCGCGGTCTGCGACGCGGCCCGCGACCGGCTGGGCCTGCACCGGGTCGAGGCAGCCACCGTCACCGACAACGCCCCGTCCCAGCGGGTGCTCGCGAAGGCGGGCTTCGAGCACGTCGGCACCGCACCCGGCTATCTGCACATCAACGCCCGCTGGCGCGACCACCACCTGTACCAGCGGCTCCTCCACGACGACCCGCCGGCCGGGTGA
- a CDS encoding GNAT family N-acetyltransferase: MSDLGGWTAHGDLALTADGLLLRPWREEDVPELLRAYDDPLMRQWVRRPVDTPEEAARWLESQRAGWASGTRFGFAVTDPGRAGELVGNLTLKRPGPGAERAERAEVGYWTAAWARGRGVAPRALEALSAWAFTTFAEQGVQRLELLHQLDNVASCRVAEKCGYPLARVIPALPPDYPLDGHVHVREAPAAVTRPAGRRGGAAGTGGGRASGR, from the coding sequence ATGAGCGATCTCGGGGGATGGACGGCCCACGGGGATCTCGCCCTCACGGCCGATGGCTTGCTCCTGCGGCCCTGGCGCGAGGAGGACGTACCTGAGCTGCTGAGGGCGTACGACGATCCGCTGATGCGGCAGTGGGTGCGGCGGCCCGTGGACACGCCCGAAGAGGCCGCCCGCTGGCTGGAGTCGCAGCGTGCGGGGTGGGCGTCGGGTACCCGGTTCGGCTTCGCGGTGACGGACCCGGGCCGGGCCGGGGAGCTGGTCGGCAACCTGACGCTGAAGCGCCCCGGCCCGGGGGCCGAGCGGGCCGAGCGGGCCGAGGTGGGGTACTGGACGGCGGCGTGGGCGCGGGGGCGGGGCGTGGCGCCCAGGGCCTTGGAGGCGCTGAGCGCCTGGGCGTTCACGACTTTCGCGGAACAGGGCGTGCAGCGGCTGGAGTTGCTGCACCAGTTGGACAACGTGGCCTCGTGCCGGGTCGCGGAGAAGTGTGGATACCCGTTGGCACGGGTGATCCCGGCGCTGCCGCCCGACTACCCGCTGGACGGCCATGTGCATGTGCGGGAGGCTCCGGCGGCGGTCACCCGGCCGGCGGGTCGTCGTGGAGGAGCCGCTGGTACAGGTGGTGGTCGCGCCAGCGGGCGTTGA
- a CDS encoding sigma-70 family RNA polymerase sigma factor, whose product MRKDAAVADDRPHRARHRSEPAPSSSGIPDEELMRALYREHAGPLLAYVLRLVAGDRQRAEDVVQETLIRAWKNAGRLGRATGSVRPWLVTVARRIVIDNHRSRQARPREVDPSPLEVIPAEDEIDKALWLMTLSDALEDLTPAHREALVETYFKGRTVNEAAEVLGVPSGTVRSRVFYALRSMKLALEERGITA is encoded by the coding sequence GTGCGCAAGGATGCGGCCGTGGCCGATGACCGTCCGCACAGGGCTCGACATCGCAGTGAGCCGGCCCCGTCCTCCTCCGGGATACCGGACGAGGAGCTGATGCGGGCGCTGTACCGCGAACACGCCGGGCCGCTGCTCGCGTACGTCCTGCGACTCGTCGCGGGCGACCGCCAGCGGGCCGAGGACGTGGTGCAGGAGACGCTCATCCGTGCCTGGAAGAACGCCGGTCGCCTGGGCAGGGCCACCGGCTCCGTCCGACCCTGGCTGGTGACGGTCGCCCGGCGCATCGTCATCGACAACCACCGCAGCCGGCAGGCCCGGCCGCGCGAGGTCGATCCGTCGCCGCTGGAGGTCATTCCCGCGGAGGACGAGATCGACAAGGCGCTGTGGCTGATGACGCTTTCGGACGCGCTCGAAGATTTGACCCCCGCGCACCGGGAAGCATTGGTCGAGACCTACTTCAAGGGGCGTACGGTCAATGAGGCCGCCGAAGTACTCGGTGTCCCCAGCGGGACCGTGCGGTCCCGGGTGTTCTACGCACTGCGTTCGATGAAGCTCGCACTCGAAGAAAGGGGGATCACGGCATGA
- a CDS encoding anti-sigma factor, whose product MSDQQWQPFGPRPPGHRTPSGPSRPPYAAGPAHPSGPAHLAGVSGPSGANGPTVPSGPAGRFGSGPGPGSVPGPAGAEGSEHDAAAAYVLGILDDAQAADFEAHLAGCARCAAHLDEFAGMEPMLAMLAEAPSAVPGARPAAHAPEKPAPRLLGGLMDEVARKRHRRTRRSRYWIAAAAALIVGGPVAAFAVTGGDDRGGGSVAVGEPHPTSPAEDAFFEHMTEKVSATDPTTRVGATVGMEEKAWGTHTVLELKNVKGPQKCTLVAVSRTGEEEVVTSWSVPRWGYGIEGATNPTAKAPLYVHGGAAMDREDIARFEVRTFDGERLVEIGA is encoded by the coding sequence ATGAGCGACCAGCAGTGGCAGCCGTTCGGGCCCAGGCCTCCCGGCCACCGCACGCCGTCCGGTCCCTCACGTCCCCCGTATGCGGCGGGTCCTGCGCACCCCTCAGGACCCGCGCACCTCGCCGGCGTCTCCGGCCCGTCCGGTGCGAACGGCCCGACCGTTCCGAGCGGTCCGGCCGGCCGCTTCGGCTCCGGTCCCGGTCCCGGTTCCGTCCCGGGCCCCGCGGGCGCCGAAGGCTCCGAGCACGACGCGGCCGCCGCGTACGTCCTCGGCATCCTCGACGACGCGCAGGCCGCCGACTTCGAGGCCCACCTCGCGGGCTGCGCCCGGTGCGCCGCGCATCTCGACGAGTTCGCGGGGATGGAGCCGATGCTCGCGATGCTCGCCGAGGCACCGTCCGCCGTGCCCGGTGCCCGCCCCGCAGCGCACGCGCCCGAGAAGCCCGCGCCCCGCCTGCTCGGCGGACTGATGGACGAGGTGGCGCGCAAACGCCACCGCCGCACCCGGCGCAGCCGGTACTGGATCGCCGCGGCCGCCGCCCTGATCGTCGGCGGGCCGGTCGCCGCCTTCGCCGTCACGGGGGGCGACGACCGCGGCGGCGGGTCGGTGGCCGTGGGTGAACCGCACCCCACCAGCCCGGCCGAGGACGCCTTCTTCGAGCACATGACGGAGAAGGTCTCGGCGACCGACCCCACCACCCGGGTCGGCGCGACCGTCGGCATGGAGGAGAAGGCCTGGGGCACCCACACGGTCCTGGAGCTGAAGAACGTCAAGGGGCCGCAGAAGTGCACCCTGGTCGCCGTCTCCAGGACCGGTGAGGAGGAGGTCGTCACCTCCTGGTCCGTCCCGCGCTGGGGATACGGCATCGAGGGGGCGACGAACCCGACGGCGAAGGCTCCGCTGTACGTGCACGGCGGGGCGGCGATGGACCGCGAGGACATCGCCCGCTTCGAGGTGCGGACCTTCGACGGGGAGCGGCTGGTGGAGATCGGGGCCTGA
- a CDS encoding UvrD-helicase domain-containing protein: protein MAAQDAAVESLRDREIGVEQEHLDRVYHRLEEKIDEAEFLMNDAVKRGQVGTPGALAERDAQVFRAGIHLNRLNSEFEDFLFGRIDLLLGKDGERGPDGAYTSVEPADDSVREDATADIAETLHIGRIGVLDSDYTPLVIDWRAPAAAPFYRSTPKDPGRVVRRRVIRSKGRKVLGVEDDLMRPELTAFLGGEELPVIGDGALMAALGQARSHTMRDIVSSIQAEQDLVIRAPAASVTEVTGGPGTGKTAVALHRAAYLLYQDRRRYAGGILIVSPTPLLVAYTEGVLPSLGEEGQVAIRAIGSLTEEATGPEGATAYDEPAVARIKGSSRMLPVLRKAARGALEAPRPARESGQLAFGEEPAPATAAATPTRLRVVAFGARIELEADELKRIRHNVLGGTAPVNLLRPRARKLLLDALWNKSSGRGRYTDPELVAELRSSFDEDVSTETPFLEFLDAWWPELTPRRVLAAMADERRLARWSRRILNQGEVRRLARSLRRLDAEGGGPLSVHDVALLDELQALLGTPNRPRRKREADPLDQLTGLEELMPQREETQWERAERLAAERTEYAHVIVDEAQDLTPMQWRMVGRRGRHATWTIVGDPAQSSWSDPDEAAAARDEALGSRPRRRFTLTVNYRNPAEIAELAAKVLALAMPGMESPAAVRSTGVVPRFQPVRDGDLAATVREEAARLLARVDGTVGVVVAMNRRAQAREWLAELGERVVALGSLEAKGLEYDATVVVSPAEIADESPAGLRVLYVALTRATQQLTVVSGERDLPDEDGVPDLLRE from the coding sequence GTGGCCGCGCAGGATGCCGCTGTCGAATCGCTGCGGGACCGGGAAATCGGTGTCGAGCAAGAGCATCTCGACCGTGTTTACCACCGCCTCGAAGAGAAGATCGACGAGGCGGAATTCCTCATGAACGACGCCGTCAAGCGCGGCCAGGTCGGTACCCCCGGCGCGCTCGCGGAGCGGGACGCCCAGGTGTTCCGGGCGGGGATCCACCTCAACCGGCTGAACAGCGAGTTCGAGGACTTCCTCTTCGGGCGGATCGACCTGCTGCTCGGCAAGGACGGGGAGCGCGGCCCGGACGGCGCGTACACCTCCGTGGAGCCGGCCGACGACTCCGTACGGGAGGACGCCACCGCCGATATCGCGGAGACGCTGCACATCGGGCGGATCGGGGTCCTGGACTCCGACTACACGCCGCTGGTGATCGACTGGCGGGCCCCGGCCGCCGCCCCGTTCTACCGCTCCACCCCGAAGGACCCCGGCCGTGTCGTACGCCGCCGGGTCATCCGTTCCAAGGGCCGCAAGGTCCTCGGCGTCGAGGACGACCTGATGCGCCCGGAGCTGACGGCGTTCCTCGGCGGCGAGGAACTCCCGGTGATCGGGGACGGCGCGCTGATGGCGGCGCTCGGCCAGGCCCGCAGCCACACCATGCGGGACATCGTCTCCTCCATCCAGGCCGAACAGGACCTGGTCATCCGGGCCCCCGCCGCCTCCGTCACGGAGGTCACCGGAGGCCCCGGCACCGGCAAGACCGCCGTCGCCCTGCACCGGGCCGCGTATCTGCTCTACCAGGACCGGCGGCGGTACGCGGGCGGCATCCTGATCGTCTCGCCCACCCCGCTCCTGGTCGCGTACACCGAAGGCGTGCTGCCCTCGCTCGGCGAGGAGGGCCAGGTCGCGATCCGCGCGATCGGCTCGCTCACCGAGGAGGCGACCGGGCCGGAGGGCGCCACCGCCTACGACGAACCGGCCGTCGCCCGGATCAAGGGCTCCTCCCGGATGCTCCCCGTCCTGCGCAAGGCGGCCCGGGGCGCGCTGGAGGCGCCGCGGCCCGCGCGGGAGAGCGGTCAGCTCGCCTTCGGGGAGGAGCCCGCACCGGCGACGGCCGCGGCCACCCCGACCCGGCTGCGCGTCGTCGCCTTCGGAGCCCGGATCGAGCTGGAGGCCGACGAACTCAAGCGCATCCGGCACAACGTGCTCGGTGGCACCGCCCCGGTCAACCTGCTGCGCCCGCGCGCCCGCAAGCTGCTGCTGGACGCCCTGTGGAACAAGTCCTCCGGGCGCGGCCGCTACACCGACCCGGAGCTGGTCGCCGAGCTGCGTTCCTCGTTCGACGAGGACGTCTCCACCGAGACCCCGTTCCTGGAGTTCCTGGACGCATGGTGGCCGGAGCTGACGCCCCGCCGGGTGCTGGCCGCGATGGCCGACGAGCGGCGGCTGGCCCGCTGGTCCCGGCGCATCCTCAACCAGGGCGAGGTGCGCCGCCTGGCCCGCTCCCTGCGGCGCCTGGACGCGGAGGGCGGCGGCCCGCTCTCCGTCCACGACGTGGCGCTCCTGGACGAGCTCCAGGCCCTGCTGGGCACCCCGAACCGGCCCAGGCGCAAGCGCGAGGCCGATCCGCTGGACCAGCTCACGGGTCTGGAGGAGCTGATGCCGCAGCGCGAGGAGACCCAGTGGGAGCGGGCCGAGCGGCTCGCGGCGGAGCGCACGGAGTACGCCCACGTCATCGTCGACGAGGCGCAGGACCTCACCCCGATGCAGTGGCGCATGGTGGGCCGCCGCGGCCGGCACGCCACCTGGACGATCGTCGGCGACCCGGCCCAGTCCTCCTGGTCCGACCCGGACGAGGCGGCCGCGGCCCGGGACGAGGCGCTCGGCTCCCGGCCGCGCCGCCGCTTCACCCTGACCGTCAACTACCGCAACCCGGCGGAGATCGCGGAGCTGGCCGCCAAGGTGCTGGCACTGGCCATGCCCGGCATGGAGTCCCCGGCGGCGGTCCGCTCGACCGGGGTGGTGCCGCGCTTCCAGCCGGTCCGCGACGGGGACCTGGCCGCCACGGTCCGCGAGGAGGCGGCACGCCTGCTGGCGCGGGTGGACGGCACGGTCGGCGTGGTCGTCGCGATGAACCGGCGCGCCCAGGCCCGCGAGTGGCTCGCGGAGCTGGGGGAGCGGGTGGTGGCGCTGGGCAGCCTGGAGGCCAAGGGGCTGGAGTACGACGCCACGGTGGTCGTCTCGCCGGCGGAGATCGCCGACGAGTCCCCGGCCGGCCTGCGTGTGCTGTACGTGGCGCTGACCCGGGCGACGCAGCAGCTGACGGTGGTCTCGGGGGAGCGGGACCTGCCGGACGAGGACGGGGTGCCCGACCTGCTCAGGGAGTGA
- a CDS encoding NAD-dependent malic enzyme, with protein MATAPSVSYSMTVRLEVPASGTAVSQLTTAVESSGGSVTGLDVTASGHEKLRIDVTIAASSTAHADEIVEGLRDIEGVVLGKVSDRTFLMHLGGKIEMASKHPIRNRDDLSMIYTPGVARVCMAIADNPEDARRLTIKRNSVAVVTDGSAVLGLGNIGPKAALPVMEGKAALFKRFAGIDAWPICLDTQDTDAIVEIVKAIAPGFAGINLEDISAPRCFEIEARLREALDIPVFHDDQHGTAIVVLAALTNALRVVGKNTGDVRVVMSGAGAAGTAILKLLIAAGVKHAVVADIHGVVHAGREDLVSADPDSPLRWIADNTNPEGVSGTLKQAVVGADVFIGVSAPNVLNGDDVAAMADDAIVFALANPDPEVDPAIARQTAAVVATGRSDFPNQINNVLVFPGVFRGLLDAQSRTVNTEMMLAAAGALADVVAEDEVNANYIIPSVFNDKVAGAVAGAVRAAAKAAGVTAVDPATTV; from the coding sequence ATGGCAACGGCGCCCAGCGTCTCGTACTCGATGACGGTCCGGCTGGAGGTGCCCGCGAGCGGCACCGCGGTCTCCCAGCTCACCACGGCCGTCGAGTCCTCCGGGGGCTCGGTCACCGGCCTCGACGTGACCGCGTCCGGCCACGAGAAGCTGCGGATCGACGTCACCATCGCCGCCAGCTCCACCGCGCACGCCGACGAGATCGTCGAGGGTCTGCGCGACATCGAGGGCGTGGTGCTGGGCAAGGTCTCCGACCGTACGTTCCTGATGCACCTCGGCGGCAAGATCGAGATGGCGTCCAAGCACCCCATCCGCAACCGTGACGACCTCTCGATGATCTACACCCCCGGCGTCGCCCGGGTCTGCATGGCCATCGCCGACAACCCCGAGGACGCCCGCCGCCTCACCATCAAGCGCAACTCCGTCGCAGTTGTGACGGACGGTTCCGCGGTGCTCGGCCTCGGCAACATCGGCCCGAAGGCCGCGCTGCCCGTGATGGAGGGCAAGGCGGCCCTCTTCAAGCGCTTCGCCGGCATCGACGCCTGGCCGATCTGCCTGGACACCCAGGACACCGACGCCATCGTCGAGATCGTCAAGGCCATCGCCCCCGGCTTCGCGGGCATCAACCTGGAGGACATCTCCGCCCCCCGCTGCTTCGAGATCGAGGCCCGGCTGCGCGAGGCCCTCGACATCCCCGTCTTCCACGACGACCAGCACGGCACCGCGATCGTCGTGCTCGCCGCCCTCACCAACGCACTGCGCGTGGTGGGCAAGAACACCGGTGACGTACGGGTCGTCATGTCCGGCGCGGGAGCGGCCGGAACGGCCATCCTGAAGCTGCTCATCGCCGCGGGCGTCAAGCACGCGGTGGTCGCCGACATCCACGGAGTGGTGCACGCCGGACGCGAGGACCTGGTCTCCGCCGACCCCGACTCGCCGCTGCGCTGGATCGCCGACAACACCAACCCCGAGGGGGTCAGCGGCACCCTCAAGCAGGCCGTCGTCGGAGCGGACGTCTTCATCGGCGTCTCCGCCCCGAACGTGCTCAACGGCGACGACGTCGCCGCGATGGCGGACGACGCGATCGTGTTCGCGCTCGCGAACCCGGACCCGGAGGTCGACCCCGCGATCGCCCGTCAGACGGCCGCGGTCGTCGCCACCGGCCGCTCGGACTTCCCCAACCAGATCAACAACGTACTCGTCTTTCCGGGTGTCTTCCGCGGTCTGCTGGACGCTCAGTCCCGCACCGTCAACACGGAGATGATGCTCGCCGCCGCCGGCGCCCTGGCCGACGTGGTCGCGGAGGACGAGGTCAACGCGAACTACATCATCCCCTCGGTCTTCAACGACAAGGTCGCGGGCGCGGTCGCCGGAGCCGTACGGGCCGCCGCGAAGGCCGCCGGGGTCACCGCGGTCGACCCTGCCACGACCGTCTGA
- a CDS encoding HU family DNA-binding protein: protein MNRSELVAALADRAEVTRKDADAVLAALAETVGEVVAKGDEKVTIPGFLTFERTHRAARTARNPQTGDPINIPAGYSVKVSAGSKLKEAAKGK, encoded by the coding sequence ATGAACCGCAGTGAGCTGGTGGCCGCCCTGGCCGACCGCGCCGAGGTGACGCGCAAGGACGCCGACGCCGTGCTGGCCGCGCTCGCCGAGACCGTCGGTGAGGTCGTCGCCAAGGGCGACGAGAAGGTCACCATCCCCGGTTTCCTGACCTTCGAGCGCACCCACCGTGCCGCTCGCACCGCCCGCAACCCGCAGACCGGCGACCCGATCAACATCCCCGCCGGCTACAGCGTGAAGGTCTCCGCGGGCTCGAAGCTCAAGGAAGCCGCCAAGGGCAAGTAA
- a CDS encoding DUF2000 domain-containing protein: MGNTHENAGGGESAPVRFDTKIAVLLRDDLETWQRLNVTAFLVSGLGTVAPEVIGEPYEDADATAYLPMLRQPVLVFEGAKETLTAAHTKALSRSLTVAVFTSDLFGTGNDRDNRAAVRAVGRDALDLVGLAVYGARNAVDKVLKGSRMHP; encoded by the coding sequence ATGGGAAACACGCACGAGAACGCGGGCGGCGGCGAGAGCGCGCCCGTCCGTTTCGACACGAAGATCGCGGTGCTGCTCCGCGACGACCTGGAGACCTGGCAGCGGCTGAACGTGACCGCCTTCCTGGTGAGCGGCCTGGGGACGGTGGCGCCGGAAGTGATCGGCGAGCCCTACGAGGACGCCGACGCGACCGCGTACCTGCCGATGCTGCGGCAGCCGGTGCTGGTCTTCGAGGGGGCGAAGGAGACGCTGACCGCCGCGCACACGAAGGCCCTCTCCCGGTCCCTGACGGTGGCGGTGTTCACCTCGGACCTGTTCGGCACGGGCAACGACCGGGACAACCGCGCGGCGGTACGGGCCGTGGGGCGCGACGCGCTGGATCTGGTGGGTCTGGCCGTGTACGGGGCGCGGAACGCCGTGGACAAGGTGCTGAAGGGCTCACGGATGCATCCGTGA
- a CDS encoding AraC family transcriptional regulator: MTRVSRPQEVSAWRPSVAGVVEVFHARFTEHAYPMHVHDAWTLLIVDDGAVRYDLDRHRHGTPDGTVSLLPPQVPHNGSPATPDGFRKRVLYLDMSHLDASLIGPAVDTPDLADPLLRARVARLHTALADPGDALEAESRLAFVGERLRGHLRPLAAPETPRPGPGVARDLRELLDERLREGVTLAEAARLVHAHPTHLVRAFSAAYAIAPHQYVTARRVDLARRLLLEGVPPGQAATAVGFHDQSHLTRHFRRIAGTTPGRFARSRGLAGGP; the protein is encoded by the coding sequence GTGACCCGCGTGAGCCGCCCGCAGGAGGTCTCGGCCTGGCGGCCGTCCGTCGCCGGTGTCGTGGAGGTCTTCCACGCCCGCTTCACCGAGCACGCCTACCCCATGCACGTCCACGACGCCTGGACGCTCCTGATCGTCGACGACGGCGCCGTCCGCTACGACCTGGACCGCCACCGGCACGGCACCCCCGACGGCACGGTGAGCCTGCTGCCGCCGCAGGTACCGCACAACGGTTCCCCCGCCACCCCGGACGGGTTCCGCAAACGGGTGCTCTATCTGGACATGAGTCACCTCGACGCGAGCCTCATCGGCCCCGCCGTCGACACCCCCGATCTGGCCGACCCGCTCCTGCGCGCCCGCGTCGCGCGGCTGCACACCGCCCTCGCGGACCCGGGCGACGCGCTGGAGGCGGAGAGCCGCCTGGCGTTCGTCGGGGAGCGGCTGCGCGGCCACCTGCGGCCCCTGGCGGCCCCGGAGACCCCGCGGCCCGGTCCCGGCGTCGCCCGGGACCTGCGCGAGCTGCTGGACGAGCGGCTGCGGGAGGGCGTCACGCTCGCCGAGGCCGCCCGGCTGGTCCACGCGCACCCGACCCATCTCGTACGGGCCTTCAGCGCGGCCTACGCGATCGCGCCCCACCAGTACGTGACGGCCCGCCGGGTCGACCTCGCCCGCCGGCTCCTGCTGGAGGGCGTGCCGCCGGGACAGGCGGCCACCGCGGTCGGCTTCCACGACCAGTCCCACCTCACCCGGCACTTCCGGCGGATCGCGGGCACCACCCCGGGCCGGTTCGCGCGCTCGCGCGGGCTCGCCGGGGGCCCGTGA
- the murA gene encoding UDP-N-acetylglucosamine 1-carboxyvinyltransferase — protein MTGTDDVLLVHGGTPLEGEIRVRGAKNLVPKAMVAALLGSGPSRLRNVPDIRDVRVVRGLLQLHGVTVRPGDEPGELILDPSHVESANVADIDAHAGSSRIPILFCGPLLHRLGHAFIPGLGGCDIGGRPIDFHFEVLRQFGATIEKRADGQYLEAPQRLRGTKIRLPYPSVGSTEQVLLTAVLAEGVTELSNAAVEPEIEDLICVLQKMGAIISMDTDRTIRITGVDKLDGYTHRAIPDRLEAASWASAALATEGNIYVRGAQQRSMMTFLNTYRKVGGAFEIDDEGIRFWHPGGALNAIALETDVHPGFQTDWQQPLVVALTQAAGLSIVHETVYESRLGFTSALNQMGAHIQLYRECLGGSDCRFGQRNFLHSAVVSGPTKLQGADLVIPDLRGGFSYLIAALAAQGTSRVHGIDLINRGYENFMEKLEKLGAKVELPGGSLV, from the coding sequence ATGACCGGCACAGACGATGTCCTGCTTGTCCACGGCGGCACCCCGCTGGAGGGCGAGATCCGCGTCCGAGGCGCCAAGAACCTGGTGCCGAAGGCCATGGTCGCCGCGCTGCTCGGCAGCGGGCCCAGCCGCCTCCGCAACGTGCCCGACATCCGTGACGTACGGGTGGTGCGGGGGCTCCTCCAGCTGCACGGCGTCACCGTCCGCCCCGGCGACGAGCCGGGCGAACTGATCCTCGACCCCTCGCACGTCGAGTCGGCGAACGTCGCCGACATCGATGCCCACGCGGGTTCCTCGCGCATCCCGATCCTGTTCTGCGGCCCCCTGCTGCACCGCCTCGGCCACGCCTTCATCCCGGGGCTGGGCGGCTGCGACATCGGCGGCCGGCCGATCGACTTCCACTTCGAGGTGCTGCGCCAGTTCGGCGCGACCATCGAGAAGCGGGCCGACGGCCAGTACCTGGAGGCCCCGCAGCGGCTGCGCGGCACCAAGATCCGGCTGCCGTACCCCTCGGTGGGCTCCACCGAGCAGGTGCTGCTCACCGCCGTCCTCGCCGAGGGCGTCACCGAGCTGTCCAACGCGGCCGTCGAACCGGAGATCGAGGACCTCATCTGCGTGCTGCAGAAGATGGGCGCGATCATCTCCATGGACACCGACCGGACCATCCGGATCACCGGTGTCGACAAGCTCGACGGCTACACCCACCGGGCGATCCCGGACCGCCTGGAGGCGGCTTCCTGGGCGTCGGCGGCGCTGGCGACCGAGGGCAACATCTACGTGCGCGGCGCCCAGCAGCGCTCGATGATGACCTTCCTGAACACCTACCGCAAGGTCGGCGGAGCCTTCGAGATCGACGACGAGGGCATCCGCTTCTGGCACCCGGGCGGCGCGCTCAACGCCATCGCGCTGGAGACGGACGTGCACCCCGGCTTCCAGACCGACTGGCAGCAGCCGCTGGTGGTGGCCCTGACGCAGGCCGCGGGCCTGTCGATCGTCCACGAGACGGTGTACGAGTCGCGGCTCGGCTTCACCTCCGCGCTCAACCAGATGGGCGCGCACATCCAGCTCTACCGCGAGTGCCTGGGCGGCTCGGACTGCCGCTTCGGCCAGCGCAACTTCCTGCACTCGGCGGTCGTCTCCGGACCGACGAAGCTGCAGGGCGCCGACCTGGTCATCCCCGACCTGCGCGGCGGCTTCTCGTACCTGATCGCGGCGCTCGCGGCGCAGGGCACCTCGCGGGTGCACGGCATCGACCTGATCAACCGCGGTTACGAGAACTTCATGGAGAAGCTGGAGAAGCTCGGCGCGAAGGTGGAGCTGCCGGGCGGTTCCCTGGTCTGA